One Pasteurella dagmatis DNA segment encodes these proteins:
- a CDS encoding sulfite exporter TauE/SafE family protein, whose product MSLQLIFILIICGAMTNLMSAIFGIGGGVLMVPILYTLFPEFPLQMIAATSLTIVIGSALINLTYFYKQKIQINFKAMLLWSLGMIIGVQLGFEASFYLPDIFIIVVFISVLTILAIRTIFFSKSTKADSVEKNENLKGAGLCLFGGTVAGMTGIGGGSIMAPLIGQLHSIKPHQIAPYTNYMMVIGGFGSLYGYLSKTPPFHLDYGWQIGYVNFSIVAIVVLSSFATSFLSMKIRGILHPDVAKKLLGIILLAIAGYMLIAHLMK is encoded by the coding sequence ATGAGCTTGCAGTTAATTTTTATCCTTATTATATGTGGAGCGATGACAAACTTAATGTCCGCAATATTTGGGATTGGAGGTGGTGTACTGATGGTCCCTATCTTATATACGCTCTTTCCTGAATTTCCCTTACAAATGATCGCAGCAACCTCACTTACCATTGTAATTGGATCGGCATTAATTAATTTAACTTACTTTTACAAACAAAAAATACAAATTAATTTTAAAGCAATGTTACTTTGGTCTTTAGGAATGATTATCGGAGTTCAATTAGGGTTTGAAGCCAGTTTCTATTTACCAGATATTTTCATTATTGTCGTTTTTATTAGCGTGCTAACGATATTAGCGATTCGAACGATCTTCTTTTCAAAATCGACAAAAGCCGATAGCGTCGAAAAAAATGAGAATCTTAAAGGTGCAGGCTTATGCTTATTTGGCGGCACAGTAGCCGGAATGACAGGCATTGGTGGGGGTTCAATTATGGCACCATTAATTGGACAACTCCATAGCATCAAACCTCATCAAATCGCACCATATACTAACTATATGATGGTAATTGGTGGGTTCGGTAGCCTATATGGTTATTTATCCAAAACGCCACCATTTCACTTGGATTATGGCTGGCAAATTGGATATGTCAATTTTTCAATTGTTGCGATTGTGGTATTAAGCTCATTCGCTACTAGCTTTCTTTCAATGAAAATCCGTGGCATTTTACATCCAGACGTAGCAAAAAAACTCTTAGGCATAATCTTATTAGCCATCGCAGGATATATGCTTATTGCGCATTTGATGAAATAG
- a CDS encoding solute:sodium symporter family transporter encodes MFITIASFLVVTGIVAYISWRKTKGDDLSTSKGYFLAGRGLSGLVIGCSMVLTSLSTEQLIGVNAVSYKGNFSIIAWTVQSVIPLCFLALYLLPKYIKNGYTTIPEFFENRFDRQTRLIMSALFLVFYLFIVIPTALYTGAIAFNKIFNLETVFGITYGQSIVYTVVAIGIVGAIYAIFGGLKAVAVSDTLNAVILVIGALLVPIFALAHLGDGSISEGLKVITTTHVEKFNAIGNATDAVPWPAMFTGILIVNFFYWTTNQAIVQRALGARDLKSGQKGILLAALFLLTLPVILNLPGLLSFHILGDGLNPIDTSYPALVNKVLPTFLQGFFIAALFGAILSTFNSFLNSAATIYCKDLLPSISKKQRTEQELIAHAKKVSTIMAILTMIIGPLLMFGTDGIFLLTKRFAGFVNIPIVALFAVGLFNKTVSGLAARIALLLHVILYFSIVWVFQVKVNFVYVMAALFVFDVIVMLVLGQFLKREPYQESKENKEGVDLTYWEHARVTVASLVLGLISLHAFLSPIGLASPDGQPGLILGIYAVLQVIVLFVFRMKKTAM; translated from the coding sequence ATGTTCATTACAATCGCCAGCTTTCTCGTTGTAACGGGAATTGTGGCATATATCTCGTGGAGAAAAACAAAGGGTGATGATTTAAGCACCTCAAAAGGCTATTTTTTAGCTGGCCGTGGGTTGAGTGGACTTGTGATTGGCTGCTCAATGGTATTAACCTCACTATCAACTGAGCAACTTATTGGTGTAAATGCGGTTTCTTATAAAGGTAATTTCTCAATTATTGCGTGGACTGTACAGTCAGTAATTCCTTTGTGTTTTTTAGCTCTTTATCTATTACCGAAATACATTAAAAATGGTTACACAACGATTCCAGAATTCTTTGAAAATCGTTTTGACCGTCAAACTCGTTTAATTATGTCAGCACTTTTCTTAGTGTTCTATCTTTTCATCGTTATTCCGACCGCACTTTATACCGGTGCAATTGCATTTAATAAAATTTTTAACTTAGAAACGGTATTTGGTATTACTTATGGACAATCTATTGTTTATACCGTAGTCGCAATTGGTATAGTAGGTGCAATTTATGCTATTTTTGGTGGATTAAAAGCAGTCGCAGTTTCTGATACGTTGAATGCAGTCATTTTAGTTATAGGTGCGTTATTGGTGCCAATCTTTGCATTAGCTCACTTAGGTGATGGTAGTATTTCTGAAGGTCTTAAAGTTATTACCACTACTCACGTTGAGAAATTTAATGCTATTGGTAATGCAACAGATGCGGTGCCTTGGCCAGCAATGTTTACCGGTATTTTAATTGTAAACTTCTTCTATTGGACAACTAATCAAGCGATAGTACAACGTGCATTAGGCGCGAGAGACCTAAAATCAGGTCAAAAAGGTATCCTTTTAGCAGCCTTATTCTTATTAACTTTACCTGTGATCTTGAACTTACCGGGTTTATTAAGTTTTCATATTCTTGGTGATGGCTTAAATCCAATTGATACGTCTTACCCAGCATTAGTCAATAAAGTATTGCCAACCTTCTTACAAGGTTTCTTTATTGCAGCATTATTCGGTGCGATTTTAAGTACATTCAACTCATTCTTAAACTCAGCGGCGACTATCTACTGTAAAGACTTATTACCATCAATCAGTAAAAAACAACGTACAGAGCAAGAATTAATCGCTCATGCAAAAAAAGTATCAACCATTATGGCGATCTTAACCATGATCATTGGACCATTATTGATGTTTGGTACAGACGGTATCTTCTTGTTAACTAAACGTTTTGCTGGATTTGTGAATATCCCAATCGTTGCATTATTTGCAGTAGGTTTATTTAATAAAACAGTTTCTGGTTTAGCTGCACGTATTGCCTTGTTATTACACGTTATTTTATATTTCAGTATTGTTTGGGTATTCCAAGTGAAAGTAAACTTCGTTTATGTAATGGCTGCATTATTCGTATTCGATGTTATTGTAATGTTAGTATTAGGTCAATTCTTAAAACGTGAACCATATCAAGAAAGCAAAGAAAACAAAGAGGGAGTAGACTTAACATACTGGGAACATGCTCGTGTGACGGTAGCTTCTTTAGTACTTGGCTTAATTTCACTACACGCATTCTTATCGCCAATTGGTTTAGCTTCACCAGACGGTCAGCCAGGATTAATTTTGGGTATCTATGCTGTGTTACAAGTGATTGTATTATTTGTATTCCGTATGAAAAAAACGGCGATGTAG
- a CDS encoding sulfatase-like hydrolase/transferase codes for MNIVYILLDQVRKDMLGAYGHQVVKTPNIDRLAQEGIRFNNAFTPASVCGPARTSLFTGLMPSTHGIIKNGEKGGTGEISKQAPNIARLEGYNSYVVGKWHVGTKSVPEDYDIKGHNFDGYGYPGSGVYKNLVFNQPPTHSNRYHEWLLEKGHPIPEVSRAYFGDNPHLRVQELCGLLSGTKAETIPYFIIDEAKRYIKESLDENKPFFTWINFWGPHTPCIVPEPYYSMYSKDDVVLDESFFKPLEGKPGHFRTISKMWGMWEASEDHWKEVITKFWGYITLIDDAIGELLDYLEEHNLYENTFIVATADHGDAMGAHRMIEKGEFMFDTTYNIPLIVKDPKSDRINEQDDNLVYLHDLTSTVYDIAEQQIPEVFQGETLLPITREKQQNDRKGILAQLAGHFVYFEQRMWRRKDYKLVFNATDVCELYDVHNDPGEMHNLFYDERYREVKKEMLEEMRVEMKRLGDPLENWLYRIIDEV; via the coding sequence ATGAATATTGTCTATATTCTCTTAGATCAAGTGAGAAAAGATATGCTTGGTGCCTATGGGCACCAAGTAGTAAAAACCCCTAATATTGATAGGTTAGCCCAAGAAGGGATTCGCTTTAATAATGCGTTTACCCCAGCTTCTGTTTGTGGACCAGCAAGAACTTCATTGTTCACTGGGTTAATGCCTTCAACACACGGTATTATCAAAAATGGGGAAAAGGGTGGAACTGGTGAAATTAGTAAACAGGCACCAAATATTGCGAGATTAGAGGGATATAACAGCTATGTTGTAGGAAAATGGCATGTGGGTACTAAGTCTGTCCCGGAAGATTATGATATTAAAGGTCATAATTTTGATGGTTATGGTTACCCTGGTAGTGGTGTGTATAAAAACTTAGTTTTTAATCAACCTCCAACCCACTCTAACCGCTATCACGAATGGTTATTAGAAAAAGGACATCCAATCCCGGAAGTTAGTCGAGCATATTTTGGTGATAATCCACATTTACGTGTTCAAGAATTATGTGGTTTATTATCTGGTACAAAAGCAGAAACAATCCCTTATTTCATCATTGATGAAGCAAAACGTTATATCAAAGAATCACTTGATGAAAATAAACCGTTCTTCACTTGGATTAACTTCTGGGGTCCACATACACCTTGTATTGTGCCAGAGCCTTATTATTCAATGTATAGTAAAGATGATGTTGTGCTTGATGAAAGTTTCTTCAAACCACTTGAAGGAAAACCAGGTCACTTCCGCACGATTTCAAAAATGTGGGGAATGTGGGAAGCAAGCGAAGATCATTGGAAAGAAGTGATTACTAAATTCTGGGGGTATATCACGTTAATTGATGATGCAATTGGTGAGTTATTGGATTATTTAGAAGAGCACAATCTATATGAGAACACATTTATTGTTGCAACCGCTGATCACGGTGATGCAATGGGTGCCCATAGAATGATTGAAAAAGGCGAATTTATGTTTGATACGACCTATAATATTCCATTGATTGTCAAAGATCCTAAATCTGATCGCATAAATGAACAAGATGATAATTTAGTTTATTTACATGACTTGACTTCAACGGTTTATGATATTGCAGAACAGCAAATTCCAGAAGTTTTCCAAGGGGAAACCTTACTGCCAATTACACGTGAAAAACAACAAAATGATCGTAAGGGTATTTTGGCACAGCTTGCAGGGCATTTTGTCTATTTTGAGCAACGTATGTGGCGTCGTAAAGATTATAAATTAGTTTTTAATGCAACTGATGTGTGTGAATTATATGATGTTCATAACGATCCTGGAGAAATGCATAATCTTTTCTATGATGAGCGTTATCGTGAAGTTAAAAAAGAAATGCTAGAAGAAATGCGTGTAGAAATGAAACGGCTGGGTGATCCACTTGAAAACTGGCTTTATCGTATTATTGATGAAGTGTAA
- a CDS encoding Crp/Fnr family transcriptional regulator, translating into MESYNIQPEELKHCQLTHLHQLTKGMTVYQQGEVAQEFYYIKQGLVGLYHTLDNGKESLVRLYRQGDYFGFRTLFGLGDSRYHCNAKILIEAEIIRIKPEDIEQFFLHNVQLSKSLLQTLANELRDAEQRLAKSAYLRTLDRVIDSLYFLTSNFPYYNWTYREIAEYAGCETETAIRIAKELKQNGLFTELLPSYKK; encoded by the coding sequence ATGGAAAGCTATAATATCCAGCCAGAAGAATTAAAACATTGTCAACTTACTCACCTTCATCAATTAACAAAGGGAATGACTGTTTATCAACAAGGTGAAGTCGCACAAGAATTTTATTATATAAAACAGGGTTTAGTTGGGTTATATCATACATTGGATAATGGTAAAGAAAGCCTTGTACGACTGTATCGGCAAGGGGATTATTTTGGTTTTAGAACATTATTTGGGCTAGGGGATAGTCGTTATCACTGTAATGCAAAGATCCTAATTGAAGCGGAAATTATTCGTATTAAACCGGAAGATATTGAGCAATTTTTCTTACATAACGTCCAACTAAGTAAATCACTTTTACAAACATTAGCCAATGAACTACGTGATGCAGAGCAACGCTTAGCCAAAAGTGCTTATTTACGCACATTAGATCGAGTGATTGATAGCCTATATTTTTTAACGAGTAATTTTCCTTATTATAACTGGACGTATCGTGAAATTGCTGAATATGCAGGTTGTGAAACCGAAACAGCAATTCGTATTGCTAAAGAACTAAAACAAAACGGCTTATTTACCGAATTGTTGCCTTCTTATAAGAAATAG
- a CDS encoding anaerobic sulfatase maturase encodes MSFFSPKPHFHLMAKPSSFHCNIQCEYCFYLEKEQDFGKQARFMSQDTLKNYIKNYIEAHAGNQVDFAWQGGEPTLLGLDFFKSAVNFQREFAKGKTITNAFQTNGIALNRQWAEFFKQNDFLIGLSIDGLSAVHNRYRITSSGQPTYDRVVKALELLKEYQVNFNTLTVINDQNWQKGKETYQALKALGSTFMQFIPIVEKTDCPSKNATTSFSVPPEGYGVFLFDVFQEWLKEDVGRIFVLEFDNLLGQWLGYPSSSCIHQPTCGKSLIVEANGDVYSCDHYVYPEYRIGNLNQQSLVDLVLSQQQQQFGLAKQNQLTSICECCEFKSICYGGCPKHRIIEVASNEFKHNYLCQSYRYFFNKTAPHMKQMRQKILNGQ; translated from the coding sequence ATGTCATTTTTTTCACCAAAACCACATTTCCACTTAATGGCAAAGCCAAGTAGCTTCCATTGTAATATTCAATGTGAATATTGTTTTTATTTGGAGAAAGAGCAGGATTTTGGCAAACAAGCACGGTTTATGTCTCAAGATACTCTCAAAAACTATATTAAGAACTATATTGAAGCACATGCTGGCAATCAGGTGGATTTTGCGTGGCAGGGGGGAGAGCCTACTTTATTAGGTTTAGATTTCTTTAAAAGTGCGGTCAATTTTCAGAGAGAATTTGCAAAAGGTAAAACCATTACTAATGCCTTCCAAACTAACGGTATTGCGCTTAATCGCCAATGGGCAGAGTTTTTTAAACAAAACGATTTTTTGATTGGATTATCGATTGATGGATTAAGTGCCGTGCATAATCGTTATCGTATTACTAGTTCAGGGCAGCCTACTTACGATCGCGTTGTCAAAGCTCTTGAATTATTAAAAGAATATCAAGTGAACTTCAATACGCTTACGGTAATTAACGATCAAAACTGGCAAAAAGGAAAAGAAACCTATCAAGCATTAAAAGCATTAGGCTCGACCTTTATGCAGTTTATTCCTATTGTGGAAAAAACAGATTGTCCTAGTAAAAATGCTACTACTTCATTTTCTGTACCGCCAGAAGGTTATGGCGTATTTCTATTTGATGTTTTCCAAGAATGGTTAAAAGAAGATGTTGGGCGCATTTTTGTATTGGAATTTGATAATTTACTTGGACAGTGGCTAGGGTATCCATCGAGCAGTTGTATTCATCAGCCAACCTGTGGCAAATCCCTCATCGTTGAAGCTAATGGTGATGTGTATTCTTGTGATCATTATGTGTATCCAGAGTATCGTATTGGTAATTTAAATCAACAATCGCTGGTGGATTTAGTTTTATCACAGCAACAACAGCAATTTGGTTTAGCGAAACAAAACCAATTAACCTCTATTTGCGAATGCTGTGAGTTTAAATCTATTTGTTATGGTGGCTGTCCTAAACACCGTATTATCGAAGTCGCTAGCAATGAATTTAAACATAATTATTTGTGTCAGTCATATCGTTATTTCTTTAATAAAACTGCACCACATATGAAGCAAATGAGACAAAAAATTTTAAATGGTCAATAA
- a CDS encoding D-hexose-6-phosphate mutarotase produces MSVQHIKQITPELNLYHYNQMPVLELKHAVGQAKIALQGAQLLQWQPKGERELLWLSKIESFELGVPIRGGIPLCYPWFGNKKQPIHGTVRLYLWSLSDYAIEEDKVRLVFSLFNELNCIEAKVLMVFTQDCQIEFTHYGETPAQAALHTYFNVSDIAQVEVNNLPQTGLNAITQQIEVLPSTRKIAGNVDCVYTLENVQNYTNSINDLGFTRQIVLEHQKISDLVLWNPWNNTVSAMQDSDYRQMLCLESARITKLLQTGEKIGVKISTKNIR; encoded by the coding sequence ATGAGCGTACAGCATATCAAACAAATTACGCCAGAACTGAATTTATATCACTATAATCAAATGCCAGTCTTGGAGCTTAAACACGCTGTTGGACAAGCAAAAATTGCACTACAAGGCGCACAGTTATTGCAATGGCAGCCCAAAGGGGAGCGTGAATTGTTATGGCTTAGTAAGATTGAATCTTTTGAATTAGGTGTGCCAATTCGTGGTGGTATACCGCTTTGTTATCCTTGGTTTGGTAATAAAAAACAGCCTATTCACGGCACAGTGCGTTTATATTTATGGTCTTTGAGTGATTATGCGATCGAAGAAGATAAAGTGCGGTTAGTTTTTTCATTATTTAATGAATTGAATTGTATTGAAGCAAAAGTCCTGATGGTATTTACACAAGATTGCCAGATTGAATTTACCCATTATGGTGAAACACCTGCACAAGCAGCATTACACACCTATTTTAATGTGAGTGATATTGCACAAGTTGAAGTCAACAATTTACCTCAAACAGGACTAAATGCGATTACACAACAAATCGAAGTATTACCTTCAACACGTAAAATCGCTGGAAATGTGGATTGTGTTTATACTCTAGAGAATGTACAAAATTATACAAATAGCATCAATGATCTTGGTTTTACGCGCCAAATTGTCTTAGAACATCAAAAAATTAGCGATCTTGTATTATGGAATCCTTGGAATAATACAGTGAGTGCAATGCAAGACAGTGATTATAGGCAAATGTTATGTTTAGAAAGTGCAAGGATTACGAAACTTTTGCAAACAGGTGAAAAAATCGGAGTTAAAATTAGTACTAAGAATATTAGGTAA
- the infC gene encoding translation initiation factor IF-3: MKTVKKAPVANRPNRINDEIRVKEVRLIDQDGEQAGIVSIQQALEMAEQAELDLVEISPNAEPPVCRIMNYGKFLYEKGKAAKEQKKKQKVVQVKEIKFRPGTDEGDYQVKLRSLIRFLEDGDKAKITVRFRGREMAHQDIGLDVLERVKNDLADISVVESAPGKLEGRQAVMVLAPKKK; the protein is encoded by the coding sequence ATTAAAACCGTAAAAAAAGCACCAGTTGCTAATCGTCCGAATCGCATTAATGATGAAATTCGAGTGAAAGAAGTTCGTTTGATTGACCAAGATGGCGAACAAGCAGGTATTGTATCAATTCAACAAGCATTAGAAATGGCTGAGCAGGCTGAGTTAGATCTTGTTGAGATTAGCCCAAATGCAGAGCCTCCAGTGTGTCGCATTATGAATTACGGTAAATTCCTTTATGAAAAAGGTAAAGCGGCAAAAGAGCAGAAGAAGAAACAGAAAGTTGTACAAGTGAAGGAAATTAAATTCCGTCCTGGTACAGATGAAGGCGACTATCAGGTAAAACTACGCAGCCTGATTCGCTTTTTAGAAGATGGGGACAAAGCTAAAATCACAGTTCGTTTTCGCGGACGTGAAATGGCTCACCAAGACATCGGCTTAGATGTATTAGAGCGTGTTAAAAACGATCTGGCGGATATTTCTGTTGTAGAATCTGCACCAGGTAAGCTCGAAGGTCGTCAAGCTGTTATGGTACTAGCCCCTAAAAAGAAATAA
- the rpmI gene encoding 50S ribosomal protein L35 produces the protein MPKIKTVRGAAKRFKKTASGGFKRKQSHLRHILTKKTTKRKRHLRHKSMVAKADQVLVVACLPYA, from the coding sequence ATGCCTAAAATTAAAACAGTACGTGGTGCTGCGAAGCGTTTCAAAAAAACAGCTTCTGGTGGTTTCAAACGTAAACAATCTCACTTACGTCATATTTTGACTAAAAAGACAACTAAGCGTAAACGTCATTTACGTCACAAATCAATGGTTGCGAAAGCTGACCAAGTTTTAGTAGTAGCGTGCTTACCATACGCATAA
- the rplT gene encoding 50S ribosomal protein L20 has protein sequence MARVKRGVIARARHKKVLKAAKGYYGARSRVYRVAFQAVIKAGQYAYRDRRQRKRQFRQLWIARINAAARQNGLSYSKFINGLKKASVEIDRKILADIAVFDKVAFAALVEKAKSAL, from the coding sequence ATGGCTCGTGTAAAACGTGGTGTTATTGCAAGAGCACGCCATAAGAAAGTTCTTAAGGCTGCTAAAGGTTATTATGGTGCTCGTTCACGTGTTTATCGTGTTGCGTTCCAAGCAGTAATTAAAGCTGGTCAATATGCATACCGTGACCGTCGTCAACGTAAACGTCAATTCCGTCAATTATGGATTGCACGTATCAACGCTGCAGCGCGTCAAAACGGTTTATCTTACAGTAAATTCATCAATGGCTTGAAAAAAGCTTCTGTTGAAATCGACCGTAAGATCCTTGCTGATATTGCTGTATTCGACAAAGTTGCTTTCGCTGCATTAGTAGAAAAAGCAAAATCTGCACTTTAA
- a CDS encoding TonB-dependent receptor domain-containing protein, with product MSFKRTQLSMVIFCAMYTNYALSNTAHLEVIDVTLHSGTKNATNVVTLKQIERNTQTDLRGLLSAEPSINFGGGVGGTSQWTTIRGMGQDQIDIKVDNTYSDSQLFHHEARFILDPSLIKKINVQKGAGSASSGIGATSGSIEAITKDAKDLLKENQQIGFKLNTGINSNKGYHQGASVYAKYGAFDTLVSGNWIYEKDYLGGKKYRNLSGEQRVQNSALNQRGLLFKAGADVNEDHRIVLSHRQEHYHGKRALREEFDFTNSYLTKSKNDPLAPGQALSDVVAGKDRKGGNTYYVLDEKGNYIVNGANNNPRYRITTQDTTNLEWSGKNLGFISEIKANIYHIHRNREEPMQNNRVRLETTGANINFDSVIGNNHMIKYGLNYRQQVGKPNKLAAKAHNQKKQDTGIYLEGIWGIGPVTLTTGARYDHFDFRASNGKKVSKGHFNPSLGLIWEIKQDFSLNTNLNYATRSPRLYEIMLAGNGNISIADDITAEKARNTEIGFNYNLNNELSLEGSYFWQRVKNAHSMRSIGNEQREIYNGALLRNKGYEISTSYKKAGFTTRLGVADSSPEVYGNTADNTVFAVKTGRTWTAGLSYHFDNPDLEIGWKGRFVESTTGSPSRNSGGNQTKVKQLGYSLHDLYASWKANDSLILNISIDNIFDKTYRSHSQRAGHNSLVGKGRDARFTASYTF from the coding sequence ATGTCTTTCAAGAGAACTCAATTGTCCATGGTAATTTTTTGTGCGATGTACACTAATTATGCGTTGTCAAATACAGCACATTTAGAGGTTATTGATGTTACCTTGCACTCAGGTACAAAAAATGCAACAAATGTTGTTACGTTAAAACAAATAGAGCGTAATACACAAACGGATTTGCGAGGCTTATTAAGTGCCGAGCCTTCTATTAACTTTGGAGGGGGTGTTGGTGGAACATCTCAATGGACAACAATTAGAGGAATGGGACAAGATCAAATTGATATCAAAGTTGATAATACCTATTCAGACTCACAGCTCTTTCATCATGAGGCTCGTTTTATTTTAGATCCTAGTTTAATTAAAAAAATAAATGTGCAAAAAGGAGCTGGCTCCGCTAGTTCAGGCATTGGTGCAACAAGTGGTTCGATTGAAGCAATCACCAAAGATGCTAAAGATCTCTTAAAAGAAAATCAACAGATTGGTTTTAAACTAAATACGGGCATAAATAGTAATAAAGGATATCACCAAGGTGCTAGTGTTTATGCTAAATATGGCGCATTTGATACTTTAGTTTCTGGGAACTGGATATATGAAAAAGATTATCTTGGTGGAAAAAAGTATCGTAATTTATCTGGTGAACAACGTGTCCAAAATAGTGCATTGAATCAACGTGGTCTATTATTTAAAGCCGGTGCTGATGTAAATGAAGATCATCGCATTGTTCTAAGTCACCGCCAAGAGCATTATCACGGAAAAAGAGCTTTACGAGAAGAATTTGATTTTACCAATTCTTATCTAACAAAATCAAAAAACGATCCCCTAGCGCCTGGACAAGCCCTAAGCGATGTTGTAGCTGGCAAAGATCGTAAAGGCGGTAATACTTATTATGTATTAGATGAAAAAGGTAACTATATCGTAAATGGTGCAAATAATAATCCTAGATATCGCATTACAACGCAAGATACTACAAATCTAGAATGGTCTGGTAAAAATCTTGGCTTTATTAGTGAAATAAAAGCGAATATTTACCATATTCATCGTAATCGTGAAGAACCAATGCAAAATAACAGAGTTAGACTAGAAACAACAGGTGCAAATATCAATTTTGATTCTGTTATTGGCAATAATCATATGATCAAATATGGCTTAAATTACCGCCAACAAGTAGGTAAACCAAACAAATTAGCAGCAAAGGCACATAATCAGAAAAAACAAGATACGGGTATTTATCTTGAAGGAATCTGGGGAATAGGTCCAGTTACTTTAACAACAGGCGCACGCTATGATCATTTTGATTTTAGAGCATCTAATGGTAAAAAAGTCAGCAAAGGACATTTTAACCCTAGTCTGGGCTTAATTTGGGAAATTAAGCAAGATTTCAGTTTAAACACAAACTTAAACTATGCTACACGTAGTCCTCGTTTATATGAAATCATGCTAGCTGGAAATGGAAATATTAGTATTGCTGATGATATTACAGCAGAAAAAGCTCGTAATACAGAAATTGGCTTTAACTATAACCTTAACAATGAGCTAAGCTTAGAAGGTAGTTATTTCTGGCAACGCGTAAAAAATGCTCACTCAATGAGAAGCATTGGCAATGAACAACGTGAAATATACAATGGCGCTTTATTACGTAATAAAGGTTATGAAATCAGTACTAGTTACAAAAAAGCAGGTTTTACAACCCGTTTAGGTGTTGCGGATAGTTCTCCTGAAGTTTATGGAAATACTGCTGACAATACTGTATTTGCTGTAAAAACAGGCAGAACTTGGACGGCTGGTTTATCTTATCATTTCGACAATCCAGACTTAGAAATTGGTTGGAAAGGTCGTTTCGTTGAGAGTACTACGGGTTCACCAAGCCGTAACTCTGGTGGTAATCAAACAAAAGTCAAACAACTTGGTTATAGCTTACATGACCTCTATGCTAGCTGGAAAGCAAATGATAGCTTAATCTTAAATATCTCTATTGATAATATTTTTGATAAAACTTACCGTAGCCATAGCCAACGTGCAGGTCATAATAGCTTAGTTGGTAAAGGAAGAGATGCTCGCTTTACTGCAAGCTATACGTTCTAA